A genomic segment from Flexistipes sp. encodes:
- a CDS encoding TRAP transporter permease — MAKVDDLLGQNNEGIEDSGEVLTYKRSFAGWQKNFIYWFAIIMSLFHLWINTIGVMPEIQRNAMHFGFVVFLGYLFYPMRKKWADKTLWLDIILAVLSMAAAVYLVLFEDALHARNEVPILRDLIFAGLAVILMLEVTRRTTGWLIPALAGFFISYALFLGKVFPGVWSFSGVTIERLLYRMYFAPDGLFGTIATISSTFVFLFVLFAAFLLKSGAGEFIIKLAVSLLGHTTGGPAKMAVFASGFMGSISGSAVANTVGTGSITIPMMKRMGFKPQFAGGVEAAASTGGQLMPPIMGAGAFIMAQWTQISYLKIIGVAFIPAVMYFLSVAFFIHLRAKKKGLKPMPKEDLPKFTEVLKEGWNFFIPIGVLMYFLIKGNTPTYAASMGIISIVIASWFNKSTRMGPKDILDALALGAQNMVSTGVILLCSGIVVGIVLMVGMGIKFSMLISTIAGGSLFITIVLVALASLILGMGLPVTASYIVLAVLAAPSIEMLMLKDHLIANFGLTAQQALDPNIVNNMIGLIPKEVSEGSLLAAHLLIFWYSQDANVTPPVCLAAYTASGIAGSDPLKTGLESWKLAKGLYLIPIMFIYDPAILFQGPLIRTFENIITGTAGLFVFASFFEGYYFRIINWVERIILAVTAVLLFWPERLTNIGGIILVVLMWIYCTKIKAKKTEEIPA, encoded by the coding sequence ATGGCTAAAGTCGATGATCTGCTGGGACAAAATAATGAAGGAATTGAAGACTCAGGTGAGGTTTTAACATATAAGAGAAGTTTTGCCGGTTGGCAGAAAAATTTTATATACTGGTTCGCGATCATCATGTCTTTGTTCCATTTATGGATTAATACCATAGGTGTAATGCCGGAGATCCAGCGTAATGCAATGCATTTTGGTTTTGTGGTTTTTTTGGGATATCTTTTCTATCCTATGAGGAAAAAATGGGCGGACAAGACACTATGGTTGGACATCATTTTAGCTGTTTTGTCAATGGCGGCAGCTGTTTATCTGGTGCTGTTTGAAGATGCTCTGCACGCCAGAAATGAGGTGCCCATACTTCGTGATCTTATATTTGCAGGACTTGCCGTCATACTTATGCTGGAAGTTACGAGGAGAACGACCGGCTGGCTTATCCCTGCATTGGCAGGTTTTTTTATCTCTTATGCACTGTTTTTGGGTAAAGTGTTTCCGGGTGTTTGGAGTTTTTCCGGTGTAACAATAGAGAGGCTTTTGTACAGAATGTATTTTGCTCCTGACGGTTTATTTGGAACTATTGCTACAATTTCATCCACTTTCGTATTTTTGTTTGTCTTATTTGCAGCATTTCTTCTTAAGTCGGGGGCAGGAGAATTTATTATAAAACTTGCTGTTTCCCTTTTAGGTCATACCACCGGCGGTCCTGCCAAAATGGCGGTATTTGCCAGTGGATTTATGGGGTCCATTTCAGGGAGCGCTGTTGCTAATACAGTGGGTACAGGCTCTATCACAATTCCAATGATGAAAAGGATGGGATTTAAACCACAGTTTGCAGGTGGTGTTGAAGCTGCTGCAAGTACAGGTGGACAGCTTATGCCGCCAATTATGGGAGCCGGAGCTTTTATTATGGCTCAGTGGACCCAGATATCTTATCTTAAAATTATAGGTGTAGCTTTTATTCCGGCTGTAATGTATTTTTTGAGTGTGGCATTCTTTATTCATTTAAGAGCGAAAAAGAAAGGCCTGAAACCTATGCCGAAAGAAGATTTGCCTAAGTTTACAGAGGTTTTAAAGGAAGGATGGAACTTTTTTATACCTATTGGTGTTCTGATGTATTTTTTAATAAAGGGGAATACACCCACATATGCTGCTTCAATGGGTATTATTTCCATTGTTATAGCGAGCTGGTTTAACAAAAGCACCCGTATGGGGCCAAAAGACATCCTGGATGCATTGGCTTTGGGAGCACAGAATATGGTCAGTACAGGTGTTATTCTTTTATGCTCCGGTATTGTAGTTGGCATTGTACTTATGGTGGGAATGGGGATTAAATTTTCAATGCTTATTTCCACAATAGCCGGTGGAAGTTTGTTTATAACTATTGTTTTGGTAGCTTTGGCTTCACTAATTCTCGGTATGGGTCTTCCTGTTACTGCTTCTTATATTGTTCTGGCCGTTTTGGCTGCTCCTTCCATAGAGATGCTGATGCTGAAGGACCATTTGATAGCTAATTTCGGTTTAACAGCACAGCAGGCACTTGACCCTAATATTGTAAACAATATGATAGGACTTATTCCTAAGGAAGTTTCGGAAGGCTCTCTTCTTGCTGCGCATTTATTAATTTTTTGGTATTCTCAGGATGCTAATGTAACACCTCCTGTTTGCCTGGCAGCTTATACGGCATCAGGTATCGCCGGCAGTGATCCCTTGAAAACGGGCTTAGAGTCCTGGAAGCTTGCAAAAGGATTGTACCTTATCCCAATAATGTTTATCTATGATCCGGCAATTCTGTTCCAGGGGCCGCTTATAAGGACTTTTGAAAATATAATTACCGGAACCGCGGGTTTGTTTGTATTTGCTTCATTTTTTGAGGGGTATTATTTCCGTATTATTAATTGGGTTGAGCGTATCATTCTTGCTGTTACAGCAGTACTGCTTTTTTGGCCTGAGCGTTTGACTAATATAGGCGGAATTATTCTTGTTGTATTAATGTGGATTTATTGTACAAAAATCAAAGCAAAAAAAACAGAAGAAATCCCCGCATAA
- a CDS encoding TAXI family TRAP transporter solute-binding subunit — translation MFKRVLSIIFVAVFFMVFSLPQAKADEKNLIITTATTGGTYYPVGVAIGTLISIKLAKEHGITATAINSAGSGENVQMLKNGEADFGILQALFGLNAYRGDGPYEGNPVKDFRAVTMLWKNVEHFAILDEYVKTGTIMDLKGFPAKFSIGKRGSGTEGSGRTILKALGIEPESLSLEYLGYNPSVQAMIDKRIGGANIPAGPPVAAITQLYAQMGDEATVLDFTDEQLAKVRESYPIWTRYVIEPGVYPGQKKPINTIAQPNLLVVRKNLPEEVVYLVTKTIYENLPFLNNIHKATKAMSLQEALDGLPVPLHPGAARYYEEAGLDIPDELRE, via the coding sequence ATGTTTAAAAGGGTACTAAGTATTATTTTTGTGGCAGTTTTTTTTATGGTGTTTTCGCTGCCTCAGGCAAAAGCTGATGAGAAAAATCTTATTATTACTACAGCCACAACAGGTGGAACCTATTATCCGGTTGGTGTGGCTATCGGGACATTGATCAGTATTAAACTTGCAAAAGAACATGGGATTACAGCTACAGCTATAAACTCTGCAGGCTCCGGTGAGAATGTTCAGATGTTGAAGAACGGCGAGGCTGATTTTGGTATTTTACAAGCCCTGTTCGGTTTGAATGCTTACAGGGGAGATGGCCCTTATGAAGGGAACCCTGTAAAAGATTTCCGGGCAGTTACAATGCTGTGGAAAAATGTGGAACATTTTGCCATTCTTGATGAGTATGTAAAAACAGGCACAATCATGGATTTAAAAGGTTTTCCTGCAAAATTTTCCATAGGAAAAAGGGGAAGCGGAACAGAAGGCTCCGGACGTACTATTCTGAAAGCATTAGGTATTGAGCCTGAAAGTTTAAGTCTGGAATATTTGGGATACAATCCTTCTGTACAGGCAATGATAGATAAAAGGATAGGCGGAGCAAATATCCCTGCCGGCCCTCCTGTGGCTGCCATTACACAGCTTTATGCCCAAATGGGAGATGAAGCGACTGTACTCGACTTTACTGATGAACAGCTGGCAAAAGTTAGGGAGTCATATCCTATATGGACACGTTATGTCATTGAGCCCGGTGTTTACCCCGGCCAGAAAAAACCTATCAACACAATAGCTCAGCCAAATTTGCTGGTTGTCAGGAAGAATTTGCCTGAAGAGGTGGTTTATCTTGTTACCAAAACAATATATGAAAATCTTCCTTTTTTAAACAATATTCACAAAGCTACTAAAGCAATGAGCCTTCAGGAAGCTCTGGACGGTCTGCCCGTTCCGCTGCACCCCGGAGCAGCCAGATACTATGAAGAAGCCGGATTGGATATACCCGACGAACTGAGAGAATAA